From the Trueperaceae bacterium genome, the window GCGACGCGCGCGTCTGGATGGGCCGCATCCGCATGGAGCAGGGCCGCCCCGCCGACGCCCTCCCGTACTGGGAGGCCGCCGCCGAGCAGGACCCGACCGACGATCGCGCCGCCTACTTCGCGGACCTCGCCCGCGAGCAGGCGCGCTGGGGCGTCGCCGCCGAGACCGCCTTCCGCGCCGGCGTCACCGCCTACGAGGCCGGCGACCTGGCCGGCGCCGCGACGCAGTTCGCGCGCGCGACCCGCGCGAACGACGCCTACCCCGACGCGTGGGCGTGGCGGGGCCGCGTCGCCTTCGACCGCGGCGGCTTCGCCGCCGCCGAGGCGCACTACGCCCGGGCCGCCGACCTCGCGCCCGAGAACGAGCTCTACGCCTACTTCGAGGCGGAATCGGCGCGGCGCGCCGCCGACTGANNNNNNNNNNNNNNNNNNNNNNNNNNNNNNNNNNNNNNNNNNNNNNNNNNNNNNNNNNNNNNNNNNNNNNNNNNNNNNNNNNNNNNNNNNNNNNNNNNNNCCCACCCTCCTGGTGCTCGGCGACCAGCTGAGCCGCACGCACGGTCCCCTGGCCCGCCTCGCGCCGGACGAGGCGCGGATCCTGATGGTCGAATCGCGGGCCCTCCTGCGCGGCCTCCCCCACCACGCGCAGAAGGTCACGGCGGTCCTGTCGGCCATGCGGCACCTCGCGCACGACCTGCAGCGCGACGGCTTCGAGGTGACCTACCGCCGCCTCGACCACCCCGACGCCGACGACTTCGCCGCCGCCCTCGCGGCGCACCTGCGCGAGGTCGGCGGGGAGGCCTGGTGGACGACGCCGCGCGACGACGGGGTCGACGCGGAGCTGCGCGCCGGCGCGGCCGCCGCCGGCGCGCCCGTCCGGACGTTCCCCGACGAGGGGTGGATCGTCCCGAACGACGTCTGGGACGCCTGGGCGGAGGGCCGCACGACGCTGAAGATGGAGACGTTCTATCGGCACGTCCGCCGCTGGAGCGGCGTCCTGATGGACGACGCCGGCGAACCGGTCGGGGGTCGCTGGAACTACGACGCCGCCAACCGCGCCGGGCCGCCCCGCGACGCCACGCCGCCCGCCGCCCCGACGCACCCGCCCGACGCCATCACCCGCGACGTGCAGGACGACGTGCGTGCCCACCTGCCCGACGCCTGGGGCGCCCTCGACCCGTTCGGGTGGCCGGTCACGCGCGACGCCGCCCTCGCGACGCTCGACGCCTTCCTCGACGCGCGCTTCGCGCGCTTCGGGCACTACCAGGACGCGATGGTGGTGGGCGAACGCACCCTCTGGCACTCCACCCTGTCGGTCCCCCTGAACCTCGGCCTGCTGCACCCGCGCGAGGTCGTCGACGCCGCCCTCGCGCACGCCGCGCGCGTCGGGACCGGCCCACCCGACGGCGAAGAGGGCGCGGACGCCACCCCCGACGGTGCGATCCCCCTCAACGCCCTCGAGGGGTTCGTGCGGCAGATCCTCGGCTGGCGCGAGTTCCTGCACCACGTCTACCGCACGCGCAGCGACGCGCTGCGCGGCGCGAACGTCCTCGAGGCGCACGCGCCCGTCCCGCCCGCCTTCTGGGGCGCCCCCACCGACCTGCACTGCCTCGCCACCACGATCCGAGGGCTCGAAGCGACCGGCTACGCGCACCACATCGAACGGTTGATGGTCACCGGCAACGTCGCGCAACTCGTCGGCGTCGACCCCGCCGCGCTCCTAGATTGGTTCACCGCCACGCACGTCGACGCCCTCGATTGGGTGATGGTCCCCAACGTCCTCGGGATGAGCCAGTACGCCGACGG encodes:
- a CDS encoding cryptochrome/photolyase family protein; the encoded protein is PTLLVLGDQLSRTHGPLARLAPDEARILMVESRALLRGLPHHAQKVTAVLSAMRHLAHDLQRDGFEVTYRRLDHPDADDFAAALAAHLREVGGEAWWTTPRDDGVDAELRAGAAAAGAPVRTFPDEGWIVPNDVWDAWAEGRTTLKMETFYRHVRRWSGVLMDDAGEPVGGRWNYDAANRAGPPRDATPPAAPTHPPDAITRDVQDDVRAHLPDAWGALDPFGWPVTRDAALATLDAFLDARFARFGHYQDAMVVGERTLWHSTLSVPLNLGLLHPREVVDAALAHAARVGTGPPDGEEGADATPDGAIPLNALEGFVRQILGWREFLHHVYRTRSDALRGANVLEAHAPVPPAFWGAPTDLHCLATTIRGLEATGYAHHIERLMVTGNVAQLVGVDPAALLDWFTATHVDALDWVMVPNVLGMSQYADGGGLTTKPYAAGANYLHKQSDACAACRFDPKKREGDDACPLTAWYWAFVDRHEDRFASNHRMRMIVAAWRKRDPDARRALLDRADATRTAFLDGEL